Proteins from a single region of Deinococcus aquaedulcis:
- a CDS encoding SDR family oxidoreductase: MSEQTLTGRVVAVTGASKGIGRAVVQALTLQGARVLGGARDVMGLTEPGAEFLPLDVTDPASVQAFAARARELGVGALVNNAGVGSFVPVQDITPEEYRRVMDTNVLGTILTTGALIEHFRARHAQGLGSQVVNVTSDVSGRTFANGALYTASKFAQRAVTHALAYEGQGYSLRVTELRPGMVDTYFGDTQQGEAHKAAWLRPEDVAQAVVYALSAPAHLRVDEVLLHPTVQEVAYP; encoded by the coding sequence ATGAGCGAACAGACCTTGACCGGCCGCGTGGTGGCCGTGACCGGCGCCAGCAAGGGCATTGGGCGGGCCGTGGTGCAGGCCCTGACCCTGCAGGGCGCGCGCGTGCTGGGCGGCGCCCGCGATGTTATGGGCCTGACCGAACCCGGCGCCGAGTTCCTGCCCCTGGACGTGACCGACCCCGCCAGCGTGCAGGCCTTTGCCGCCCGCGCCCGCGAGCTGGGCGTGGGCGCCCTGGTGAACAACGCCGGCGTGGGCAGCTTTGTGCCGGTGCAGGACATTACCCCGGAGGAATACCGCCGCGTGATGGACACCAACGTGCTGGGCACCATCCTGACCACAGGCGCGCTGATTGAGCACTTTCGGGCGCGCCACGCCCAGGGCCTGGGCAGTCAGGTGGTGAACGTGACCAGCGACGTGTCCGGGCGCACCTTTGCGAACGGGGCCCTGTACACCGCCAGCAAGTTCGCCCAGCGCGCCGTGACCCACGCCCTGGCCTACGAGGGGCAGGGCTACAGCCTGCGCGTGACCGAGCTTCGCCCCGGCATGGTAGACACGTACTTTGGCGACACCCAGCAGGGCGAAGCCCACAAGGCTGCGTGGCTGCGCCCAGAGGACGTGGCCCAGGCGGTGGTGTACGCCCTGAGCGCCCCAGCCCACCTGCGGGTGGACGAGGTGCTGCTGCACCCCACCGTGCAGGAGGTGGCCTACCCGTGA
- a CDS encoding TolB-like translocation protein — translation MIKRVLTLAALLTAPVLAATLPSRAVLSGECCPGVVWTPDSRALLFLDGPPARGRTAIYQVSAGGGTVTQRFSSVAFFSPALKWAVRPGGGEATTLERLADGRRFTLPTRGADVTWNRAETRVAYTRSDTTGNFDRRASRVFVADVFSAPRQVATLYGGGVSAWLSDATLLLSGKPTPQARDRELFTLDIRSGARRVLRQALNLRAVTVSPDGRFVAYTIAFDSAARNGLWVQATAGGTPRELNDYGSYRWRDGGRLLLIPLNAAGGPHVLRQYTVQTGAWATLGDLGDQVRQSDWGVSPDGAQLNFLSAKDGNVRVVRLP, via the coding sequence ATGATCAAACGGGTCCTGACCCTGGCCGCGCTGCTGACGGCGCCGGTCCTGGCCGCCACCCTGCCGTCGCGCGCGGTGCTGAGCGGCGAATGCTGCCCCGGCGTGGTCTGGACCCCCGATTCGCGTGCCCTGCTGTTTCTGGACGGGCCTCCGGCGCGGGGCCGCACCGCGATCTATCAGGTGAGCGCAGGCGGGGGGACCGTCACCCAGCGCTTTTCCAGCGTGGCCTTTTTTTCCCCGGCCCTGAAATGGGCGGTGCGGCCCGGAGGCGGCGAGGCCACAACCCTGGAACGGTTGGCCGACGGGCGGCGCTTCACCCTGCCCACGCGTGGGGCCGATGTGACCTGGAACCGCGCCGAAACCCGGGTGGCCTATACGCGCAGCGATACCACCGGCAACTTTGATCGCCGGGCCTCGCGGGTGTTCGTGGCCGATGTCTTCAGCGCGCCCCGGCAGGTCGCCACGCTGTATGGCGGTGGCGTGAGCGCCTGGCTGAGCGACGCCACGCTGCTGTTAAGCGGCAAGCCCACCCCCCAGGCCCGGGACCGCGAACTGTTCACCCTGGACATCCGCAGTGGCGCCCGCCGGGTGCTGCGGCAGGCCCTGAATCTGCGCGCCGTGACGGTCAGCCCGGATGGCCGGTTTGTGGCCTACACCATTGCCTTTGATTCGGCGGCCAGAAACGGCCTGTGGGTCCAGGCCACGGCGGGGGGCACACCACGCGAACTGAACGATTACGGCTCGTACCGCTGGCGGGATGGGGGCCGCCTGCTGCTGATTCCGCTGAACGCGGCAGGAGGGCCCCACGTGCTGCGGCAGTACACCGTGCAGACGGGTGCCTGGGCCACCCTGGGGGACCTGGGTGATCAGGTGCGCCAGAGCGACTGGGGCGTCAGCCCGGACGGCGCGCAGCTGAACTTCCTGAGCGCCAAAGACGGGAATGTCCGGGTGGTGCGCTTGCCGTAA
- a CDS encoding sensor histidine kinase, translated as MTALRGALRRIGVLADLPDDTLDWLIGQGRESRYAPGDVVSLQGDRATEMLLFLEGAVEARRDEEGLLGPRYVARAGEPFEVSGKLPYSRLTVYPSTSRALEPTWVFRVPESAFDELLCRAPALGPRLVAVMADRIRDSAQNEVQRERLLALGRLAAGLAHELNNPAAASRRAARGLREALAELNSAEQALAAWALDGPTRAQLAALEGRDRAAPPHLSALARAEQEDALLDWLETQGVTSAPDLAPVLVEAGVGTEDLTPLTAGLPPAALDAALRRLGAHLTLAGLIGEVEEGTGRISALVGAIGEHTHLDRAPRAPTDVRRGLDSTLTMLGHRLRGVQVQRDYAPDLPMTEASAGELNQVWTNLIANAADALGGRGQLQVRAVTEGGAHLLVEIVDSGPGIPEEVRAHIFDPFFTTKGVGEGSGLGLDISRRIVQGHRGEISVTSRPGETRFQVRLPLD; from the coding sequence ATGACGGCCCTGCGCGGCGCCCTGCGGCGCATTGGCGTGCTGGCTGACCTGCCGGACGACACCCTGGACTGGCTGATTGGGCAGGGCCGCGAAAGCCGTTACGCCCCCGGCGACGTGGTGAGCCTGCAGGGCGACCGCGCCACCGAGATGCTGCTGTTTCTGGAAGGCGCCGTGGAGGCCCGGCGCGACGAGGAAGGGCTGCTGGGCCCGCGCTACGTGGCCCGCGCGGGCGAGCCCTTTGAGGTGAGCGGCAAGCTGCCCTATTCGCGCCTGACGGTGTATCCGTCCACCTCGCGCGCGCTGGAACCCACCTGGGTGTTCCGGGTGCCCGAGAGCGCCTTTGACGAGTTGCTCTGCCGCGCACCCGCGCTGGGTCCCCGTCTGGTGGCGGTGATGGCCGACCGCATCCGCGACTCGGCGCAGAACGAGGTGCAGCGCGAGCGCCTGCTGGCCCTGGGACGGCTGGCGGCGGGGCTGGCCCACGAGCTGAACAACCCCGCCGCCGCCAGCCGCCGCGCCGCGCGGGGCCTGCGCGAAGCCCTGGCCGAACTGAACAGCGCCGAGCAGGCCCTGGCGGCCTGGGCGCTGGACGGCCCCACCCGCGCGCAGCTGGCGGCGCTGGAGGGGCGGGACCGCGCGGCGCCGCCGCACCTCTCGGCCCTGGCCCGCGCCGAGCAGGAAGACGCGCTGCTGGACTGGCTGGAGACCCAGGGCGTGACCAGCGCCCCCGACCTCGCCCCGGTGCTGGTGGAAGCGGGCGTGGGCACAGAGGACCTGACCCCGCTGACCGCTGGCCTGCCCCCGGCCGCCCTGGACGCCGCGCTGCGCCGCCTGGGGGCCCACCTGACCCTGGCGGGCCTGATTGGCGAGGTGGAGGAAGGCACCGGGCGCATCTCGGCGCTGGTGGGGGCCATAGGGGAACACACCCATCTGGACCGCGCCCCCCGCGCCCCCACCGACGTGCGCCGGGGCCTGGACAGCACCCTGACCATGCTGGGCCACCGCCTGCGCGGCGTGCAGGTGCAGCGCGACTACGCCCCGGACCTGCCTATGACCGAAGCCAGCGCGGGCGAACTGAATCAGGTCTGGACCAACCTGATCGCCAACGCCGCCGACGCCCTGGGCGGCCGGGGCCAGTTGCAGGTGCGCGCCGTGACCGAAGGCGGCGCGCACCTGCTGGTGGAAATTGTGGACAGCGGCCCCGGCATTCCCGAGGAGGTGCGGGCCCACATCTTTGATCCCTTCTTTACCACCAAGGGTGTGGGCGAAGGCAGCGGCCTGGGGCTGGATATTTCGCGCCGGATCGTGCAGGGCCACCGGGGCGAGATCAGCGTGACCTCGCGCCCCGGCGAGACGCGCTTTCAGGTCCGCCTGCCGCTGGACTGA
- a CDS encoding branched-chain amino acid ABC transporter substrate-binding protein, producing the protein MKKTAFTLTVLAALALGTASAQTTIKIASLSPLSGGQSDLGSQIRNGAQLAVNEYKAAFKKLGFDLVLVPYDDQADPATGTSAANKIAADRQILAVVGTLNSGVAIPASAVLVKSRVAMVSPANTANNVTDRGLSNMNRIVARDDAQGPAGANFIAGDLKAKKVYVLNDKTAYGEGLAKAVEQALKAQNVQVVANEGTEEKSDFSTIISKIRLQRPDAIYFGGIYNQVGVFIKQLREAGIATPVVGGDGLDSSELPVIVGKANANNIYFTTVAAPMSALPAARVFAMKYKNTYRDDMQGFGAFGYDAAKVVVQGVLNAVRANGNKLPSRAQVESAIRKGSYTGLLSGNVSFNSVGDRKEASLYVMNVSGGVIRLKTITRVRLARP; encoded by the coding sequence ATGAAGAAGACCGCGTTTACGCTGACCGTCCTGGCCGCCCTGGCGCTGGGCACCGCCTCCGCCCAGACCACCATCAAGATCGCCAGCCTCAGCCCGCTGTCCGGCGGCCAGAGCGACCTGGGCTCCCAGATTCGCAACGGCGCCCAGCTCGCCGTCAACGAGTACAAGGCCGCGTTCAAAAAGCTCGGCTTCGACCTCGTCCTCGTCCCCTACGACGACCAGGCCGACCCCGCCACCGGCACCTCCGCCGCCAACAAGATCGCCGCTGACCGCCAGATCCTGGCCGTGGTGGGCACCCTGAACAGCGGCGTGGCCATCCCCGCCAGCGCCGTGCTCGTCAAGAGCCGCGTGGCGATGGTCTCGCCGGCCAACACCGCCAACAACGTGACCGACCGTGGCCTGAGCAACATGAACCGCATCGTGGCCCGCGACGACGCCCAGGGCCCTGCCGGTGCCAACTTCATCGCTGGCGACCTGAAGGCCAAGAAGGTTTACGTCCTCAACGACAAGACCGCTTACGGCGAAGGCCTGGCGAAAGCGGTTGAGCAGGCGCTGAAGGCCCAGAACGTGCAGGTCGTGGCGAACGAAGGAACGGAAGAGAAGAGCGACTTCTCGACCATTATTTCCAAGATCCGTCTGCAGCGGCCCGACGCGATTTACTTCGGCGGCATCTACAACCAGGTGGGCGTGTTCATCAAGCAGCTGCGTGAAGCCGGCATCGCCACCCCCGTGGTGGGCGGCGACGGCCTGGACAGCAGCGAACTGCCCGTCATCGTGGGCAAAGCCAACGCCAACAACATCTACTTCACCACCGTCGCCGCACCGATGTCTGCGCTGCCAGCGGCGCGGGTCTTCGCGATGAAATACAAGAACACGTACCGGGATGATATGCAGGGCTTCGGGGCCTTCGGGTACGACGCAGCGAAGGTCGTGGTGCAGGGCGTGCTGAACGCGGTGCGGGCCAACGGCAACAAGCTGCCCAGCCGCGCGCAGGTGGAAAGCGCCATTCGCAAGGGCAGCTACACCGGCCTGCTCTCCGGCAACGTCAGCTTCAACTCCGTCGGCGACCGTAAAGAGGCCAGCTTGTACGTGATGAACGTCAGCGGCGGGGTCATCCGCCTGAAAACCATCACCCGTGTGAGACTCGCGCGGCCCTGA
- a CDS encoding M23 family metallopeptidase, whose protein sequence is MLPGSPSALRLIALPLALLGVALAHYAAPLPLSAVAPPRAQFGLPFAGPPGPDTWLLGQGYGNTTGAYRQRRSTYGNLQGIHAGLDFSAPCGTPVRAIGDGVVAEVDGPHGSPPHNLVINHAGNLSSLYGHLRVRSPLRVGQQVKRGQVVGESGDSQGTCVSAPHLHLELRDRSHQRFFNPLPYIAADWNTLALAGSFGRGYQYDLTQPRKWQSPDSQPPALRGGALLNEFRNPWPPAPGGAR, encoded by the coding sequence ATGCTGCCCGGCTCTCCATCTGCACTGCGCCTGATTGCCCTGCCGCTGGCCCTGCTGGGTGTGGCCCTGGCCCACTACGCCGCGCCTTTGCCCCTCAGTGCGGTGGCCCCGCCCCGCGCGCAGTTTGGCCTGCCGTTCGCCGGACCCCCGGGCCCAGATACGTGGCTTCTGGGGCAGGGCTACGGCAACACCACCGGGGCCTACCGCCAGCGCCGCAGCACCTACGGCAACCTGCAGGGCATTCACGCGGGGCTGGATTTCAGCGCCCCGTGCGGCACACCGGTCCGGGCCATCGGGGACGGTGTGGTGGCCGAGGTGGACGGGCCCCACGGCAGCCCGCCGCACAACCTCGTGATCAACCACGCGGGCAACCTGTCGAGCCTGTACGGCCACCTGCGTGTCCGCTCGCCGCTGCGGGTGGGGCAACAGGTGAAGCGCGGGCAGGTGGTGGGCGAAAGCGGCGACTCGCAGGGCACCTGCGTGAGTGCCCCGCACCTGCACCTGGAACTGCGGGACCGCTCGCACCAGCGGTTTTTCAATCCGCTGCCCTACATCGCCGCCGACTGGAACACCCTGGCGCTGGCCGGTTCCTTTGGGCGCGGCTATCAGTACGACCTGACCCAGCCCCGAAAGTGGCAGTCCCCCGACAGCCAGCCCCCGGCCCTGCGCGGCGGCGCCCTGCTTAACGAGTTCAGAAATCCCTGGCCGCCAGCCCCCGGGGGGGCGCGGTGA
- the uvrA gene encoding excinuclease ABC subunit UvrA, with the protein MQNNLIVRGAKEHNLKDITVELPRDQFVVITGVSGSGKSTLAFDTIYAEGQRRYVESLSAYARQFLGLMEKPDVESITGLSPAISIDQKTTSHNPRSTVGTVTEIHDYLRLLYARVGTPYCPLCGRKIEKQSPSEITDRLLSGFADKRAILLAPVVRGRKGEYRKLFADLRREGFARVRVDGTLYELDEAEKLKLEKFEKHDVDVVVDRVTLREGDRPRIAESVELGLRRGEGLLRVLLPDAGEEGGAHEELYSEKFACPEHGSVLEELEPRSFSFNSPYGACGDCAGLGSKQEFSPDLIIDEKLSIAEGAILPWSKKGTGGGVYYWDKLQALAENMGFSVKVPWRELPKKAQEAILHGPGAPFEVVYRRGGKETMRFMTEFEGVLANLERRYADTESEFMREKLEELMEMRPCPTCGGTRYKPEILGVRVGGLNISQASGMSVLEADAFFTALQDKALNHDAIAPFLKGHLGGTARAHGPLRYEYQLNDFGAAVSAPILKAIRTRLKFLVDVGLDYLSLDRTANTLSGGEAQRIRLATQVGSGLTGVLYVLDEPSIGLHPKDNGRLIGTLKNLRDLGNTLLVVEHDEDTMIEADYLVDMGPGAGVHGGQVVAVGTPQQVKENRESLTGKYLRGELKIEVPSHRRRGNGKRLKVFGAREHNLQNVDIDIPLGTMTVVTGPSGSGKSTLIHDILHATLARELNGAKTTPGRYDRIEGMDHLDKVIEIDQSPIGRTPRSNPATYTGVFTEIRDLFTRTPEARRRGYQAGRFSFNVKGGRCEHCKGDGVMKIEMNFLPDIYVPCEVCKGARYNRETLEVKYNGKTIADVLDLTVEDAQKFFEAIPAIERKMSLLCDVGLGYMRIGQPSTTLSGGEAQRIKLASELSKRATGKTIYILDEPTTGLHFEDVRKLMEVLQRLVEGGNTLVIIEHNLDVMKCADHIIDLGPEGGVRGGTIVAVGTPEELAAHPTSHTGEYLRRVPGIEPAQLRAEAAEPATEPKAKRTPKKAAPEDGELVAAAPARKTRAKKESA; encoded by the coding sequence TTGCAGAACAACCTGATCGTTCGCGGCGCCAAGGAGCACAACCTCAAGGACATCACGGTGGAGTTGCCCCGTGACCAGTTCGTGGTGATTACCGGCGTGTCTGGCAGCGGCAAGAGCACCCTGGCCTTCGACACCATCTACGCCGAGGGCCAGCGCCGCTATGTGGAAAGTTTGTCAGCCTACGCCCGGCAGTTCCTGGGCCTGATGGAAAAGCCGGATGTGGAGAGCATCACGGGCCTGTCGCCGGCCATCTCCATTGACCAGAAAACCACCAGCCACAACCCGCGCTCCACCGTGGGCACGGTGACCGAGATTCACGATTACCTGCGCCTGCTGTACGCCCGCGTGGGCACGCCGTACTGCCCCCTCTGTGGCCGCAAGATCGAAAAGCAGAGCCCCAGCGAGATCACGGACCGCCTGCTGTCGGGCTTTGCCGACAAGCGCGCCATTTTGCTGGCCCCGGTGGTGCGCGGGCGCAAGGGCGAGTACCGCAAGCTGTTCGCTGACCTGCGCCGCGAGGGCTTTGCCCGCGTGCGGGTGGACGGCACCCTGTACGAACTGGACGAGGCCGAGAAGCTGAAGCTGGAAAAGTTCGAGAAGCACGACGTGGACGTGGTGGTGGACCGCGTGACCCTGCGCGAAGGGGACCGCCCCCGCATTGCCGAGAGCGTGGAACTGGGGCTGCGCCGAGGCGAGGGCCTGCTGCGCGTGCTGCTCCCCGACGCCGGCGAGGAGGGCGGCGCGCACGAGGAACTGTACTCCGAAAAGTTTGCCTGCCCCGAGCACGGCAGCGTGCTGGAAGAGCTGGAACCCCGTTCGTTCTCCTTTAACTCGCCCTACGGCGCCTGTGGCGACTGCGCGGGCCTGGGCAGCAAGCAGGAATTCAGCCCGGACCTGATCATTGACGAGAAGCTGTCCATTGCCGAGGGGGCCATTCTGCCCTGGAGCAAGAAGGGCACGGGCGGCGGCGTGTACTACTGGGACAAGCTGCAGGCCCTGGCCGAGAACATGGGTTTCAGCGTCAAAGTGCCCTGGCGTGAATTGCCCAAAAAGGCGCAGGAGGCCATTCTGCACGGCCCCGGCGCGCCCTTCGAGGTGGTGTACCGGCGCGGCGGTAAGGAAACCATGCGCTTCATGACCGAGTTCGAGGGCGTGCTGGCGAACCTGGAGCGCCGCTACGCCGACACTGAATCCGAGTTCATGCGCGAGAAGCTCGAAGAGCTGATGGAAATGCGGCCCTGCCCCACCTGCGGCGGCACCCGCTACAAGCCCGAGATTCTGGGCGTGCGGGTGGGCGGCCTGAACATCTCGCAGGCCAGCGGCATGAGCGTGCTGGAAGCCGACGCCTTTTTCACGGCCCTGCAGGACAAGGCCCTGAACCACGACGCCATTGCCCCTTTCCTGAAGGGCCACCTGGGCGGCACGGCCCGGGCCCACGGGCCACTGCGCTACGAATACCAGCTCAACGACTTCGGCGCGGCGGTGTCGGCGCCCATCCTGAAGGCCATCCGCACCCGCCTGAAATTCCTGGTGGATGTGGGCCTGGACTACCTGAGCCTGGACCGCACCGCCAACACGCTGAGCGGGGGAGAGGCGCAGCGCATTCGCCTGGCTACCCAGGTGGGCAGTGGCCTGACCGGCGTATTGTACGTGCTGGACGAGCCCAGCATTGGCCTGCACCCCAAGGACAACGGCCGCCTGATCGGCACCCTGAAGAACCTGCGCGACCTGGGCAACACCCTGCTGGTGGTGGAGCACGACGAGGACACCATGATCGAGGCGGATTACCTCGTGGACATGGGACCCGGCGCCGGGGTGCACGGCGGGCAGGTGGTGGCGGTGGGCACGCCGCAGCAGGTGAAAGAGAACCGCGAGAGCCTGACCGGCAAGTACCTGCGCGGCGAGTTGAAGATCGAGGTGCCCTCACACCGCCGCCGGGGTAACGGCAAGCGCCTGAAGGTCTTCGGCGCCCGCGAACACAACCTGCAGAACGTGGATATTGACATTCCGCTGGGCACGATGACCGTCGTGACCGGCCCCAGCGGCAGCGGCAAGAGCACCCTGATTCACGACATCCTGCACGCCACCCTGGCCCGCGAGCTGAACGGCGCCAAGACTACCCCCGGCCGCTACGACCGGATTGAGGGCATGGACCACCTCGATAAGGTCATTGAGATTGACCAGAGCCCCATTGGGCGCACGCCCCGCAGCAACCCCGCCACCTACACCGGCGTCTTCACGGAGATCCGTGACCTGTTCACCCGCACCCCCGAAGCGCGGCGCCGGGGCTACCAGGCCGGGCGATTCTCCTTCAACGTGAAGGGTGGGCGCTGCGAGCACTGTAAGGGCGACGGCGTCATGAAGATCGAGATGAACTTCCTGCCGGACATCTACGTGCCGTGCGAGGTCTGCAAGGGCGCGCGCTACAACCGCGAGACGCTGGAAGTGAAGTACAACGGCAAGACCATTGCCGACGTGCTGGATCTGACCGTGGAGGACGCCCAGAAGTTCTTCGAGGCCATTCCCGCCATCGAGCGCAAGATGAGCCTGCTGTGCGATGTGGGCCTGGGCTACATGCGCATTGGCCAGCCCAGCACCACCCTGTCCGGCGGCGAGGCCCAGCGCATCAAGCTGGCCAGCGAGCTGAGCAAACGCGCCACCGGCAAGACCATCTACATTCTCGACGAGCCCACCACGGGCCTGCACTTCGAGGACGTGCGCAAGCTGATGGAAGTGCTGCAGCGCCTCGTGGAGGGCGGCAACACCCTGGTCATCATCGAGCACAACCTGGACGTCATGAAGTGCGCCGACCACATCATTGACCTGGGCCCCGAAGGTGGCGTGCGGGGCGGCACCATCGTCGCTGTCGGCACGCCCGAGGAACTGGCCGCCCACCCCACCAGCCACACGGGCGAGTACCTGCGCCGGGTGCCTGGCATTGAACCGGCCCAACTGCGGGCAGAGGCGGCGGAACCGGCCACCGAACCCAAGGCCAAGCGCACCCCGAAAAAGGCCGCCCCCGAGGACGGCGAACTGGTGGCAGCGGCCCCGGCGCGCAAGACTCGTGCTAAGAAAGAAAGCGCATGA
- a CDS encoding FAD-dependent oxidoreductase — protein sequence MPTPVLLIVDDDPQVLRAVERDLRARYRQDYRVLRAASGPEALETLGTLAERGVPVALILSDHRMPEMDGVAFLGATLPLFPDARRVLLTAYADTDAAIRAINQAGVDRYLLKPWDPPEERLYPVLDELLAEWQSSYRPAFEGVRVLGSRWSPRAYELREFLARNHVPYLWLDVEGSNPDVARLQATPEARAGLPLVELPDGTRLSAPTPAELTEHVGLHTRAEQDFYDLLIVGGGPAGLAAAVYGASEGLRTLLVEREAPGGQAGLSSRIENYLGFSTGISGSRLAQEAVTQAKRFGVEIVTQTVTALRADGPYRVLDLADGSSVSGHAVILATGVQWRALDVPGLAALQGAGVYYGAGTTEALACKDETVYIVGGANSAGQAAMNFSRYAREVVLLVRGGSLAASMSQYLIEQIEQTPNIRVELNSSVVGVHGQERLEAIDVHCSATGETTTLSANSLFIFIGAVPGTEWLAGTLERDPQGFVLSGPDLMRGGKRPDGWPLNRDPGLLETSLPGVFAVGDVRRGSVKRVASGVGEGSVAISFVHQYLAHV from the coding sequence ATGCCCACCCCCGTCCTGCTGATTGTTGATGACGACCCCCAGGTGCTGCGGGCTGTGGAGCGCGACCTGCGGGCCCGCTACCGCCAGGACTACCGCGTGCTGCGCGCGGCCTCCGGACCCGAGGCCCTGGAGACGCTGGGCACCCTGGCCGAACGGGGCGTGCCCGTGGCGCTGATTCTCTCGGACCACCGCATGCCAGAGATGGACGGCGTGGCCTTTCTAGGCGCCACCCTGCCGCTGTTCCCCGACGCCCGGCGCGTGCTGCTCACTGCCTACGCCGACACTGACGCCGCCATCCGCGCCATCAACCAGGCGGGGGTAGACCGCTACCTGCTGAAACCCTGGGACCCACCCGAAGAGCGGCTGTACCCGGTGCTGGACGAGCTGCTGGCCGAGTGGCAAAGCAGCTACCGCCCGGCCTTTGAAGGGGTGCGGGTGCTGGGCAGCCGCTGGTCGCCGCGCGCCTACGAACTGCGCGAATTCCTGGCGCGCAACCACGTCCCCTACCTGTGGCTGGATGTGGAGGGGAGCAACCCCGATGTGGCCCGCCTGCAGGCCACCCCGGAGGCCCGCGCCGGGCTACCCCTGGTGGAGTTGCCGGACGGCACCCGGCTCTCGGCCCCCACGCCGGCCGAGCTGACCGAACACGTGGGCCTGCACACCCGCGCCGAACAGGACTTCTACGACCTGCTGATCGTGGGGGGCGGCCCGGCCGGGCTGGCGGCGGCGGTGTACGGCGCCTCGGAGGGGCTGCGCACGCTGCTGGTGGAGCGCGAGGCCCCCGGTGGGCAGGCGGGCCTGAGTTCGCGCATTGAGAACTACCTGGGCTTTTCCACCGGCATCTCTGGCAGTCGGCTGGCACAGGAGGCGGTGACGCAGGCCAAGCGCTTTGGCGTGGAAATCGTGACGCAGACGGTCACCGCCCTGCGCGCCGACGGCCCCTACCGGGTGCTGGACCTGGCCGATGGCTCATCGGTCAGTGGGCACGCGGTGATCCTGGCGACTGGGGTCCAGTGGCGCGCGCTGGACGTGCCGGGGCTCGCCGCCCTGCAGGGCGCGGGCGTGTACTACGGCGCCGGCACCACCGAGGCGCTGGCCTGCAAGGACGAAACCGTGTACATCGTGGGCGGGGCCAATTCGGCGGGGCAGGCGGCCATGAACTTCTCGCGCTACGCGCGCGAGGTGGTGCTGCTGGTGCGCGGCGGGTCGCTGGCGGCCAGCATGTCGCAGTACCTGATTGAACAGATTGAGCAGACCCCGAACATCCGCGTGGAGCTGAACAGCAGCGTGGTGGGCGTGCACGGCCAGGAGCGCCTGGAAGCCATTGACGTGCACTGTTCGGCCACCGGAGAGACCACCACCCTCAGCGCCAATTCGCTGTTTATCTTCATTGGCGCGGTGCCGGGCACCGAGTGGCTGGCGGGCACGCTGGAACGCGATCCCCAGGGCTTCGTGCTGTCCGGGCCGGACCTGATGCGCGGGGGCAAACGTCCGGACGGCTGGCCCCTGAACCGCGATCCGGGGCTGCTGGAAACCAGCCTGCCGGGCGTCTTTGCCGTGGGCGATGTGCGCCGGGGCTCGGTCAAGCGTGTGGCGTCTGGGGTGGGCGAGGGCTCGGTGGCCATTTCCTTCGTGCATCAGTACCTGGCGCACGTATGA
- a CDS encoding class I SAM-dependent rRNA methyltransferase, translated as MKKSPTVTLKPQAVRRIAGRYPFGHSGDIAHADDGLAPGEVVNVRGPDSAKVIARGYFNPQGATPLRLLTWQDEDVDLKFYRARVKAALARRAGRILGTDALRVLHAEADGLPGVVADQFGSVLGVQLRNAGVERHRELIVRALKEETGAQSAYERSDTGERRKEGLDLVTGTLWGEVPARVEFFEDDLTLHFAPMDAQKTGFFLDQRDNRRLMRTLVRPGAGFLDVYSYTGGFSLHAVRAGAQAVAVDKDNVALGALEGAARSNGLSVGVRWGDALEQLAALEKEKRTFSAAVLDPPTLAKRRDDVPRAKRIFTDGAARALRMLETGGHLLISTCAHYIRVDDLLDAARVAAAEAGTDAEVVAVTYQPADHPHRLSVPESLYLKSILLQKG; from the coding sequence GTGAAGAAGTCCCCCACCGTCACCCTCAAGCCCCAGGCGGTGCGCCGCATTGCCGGGCGCTATCCGTTCGGCCACAGCGGCGACATTGCCCACGCCGACGACGGTCTGGCCCCCGGGGAGGTCGTCAACGTGCGCGGCCCCGACAGTGCCAAGGTCATTGCGCGCGGGTATTTCAATCCCCAGGGCGCCACGCCCCTGCGCCTGCTGACGTGGCAGGACGAGGACGTGGACCTGAAGTTCTACCGCGCCCGCGTGAAAGCCGCGCTGGCTCGCCGCGCCGGACGCATTCTGGGCACGGACGCCCTGCGCGTGCTGCACGCCGAGGCCGACGGCCTGCCCGGTGTGGTGGCCGACCAGTTTGGCAGCGTGCTGGGCGTGCAGCTGCGCAACGCCGGGGTGGAGCGCCACCGCGAGCTGATCGTGCGCGCCCTGAAAGAGGAGACCGGCGCCCAGAGCGCCTATGAACGCAGCGACACCGGCGAGCGCCGCAAGGAAGGCCTGGACCTCGTGACCGGGACCCTGTGGGGCGAGGTGCCGGCGCGGGTGGAGTTTTTCGAGGATGACCTGACGCTGCACTTTGCCCCGATGGACGCGCAGAAGACCGGCTTTTTTCTGGACCAGCGCGACAACCGCCGCCTGATGCGCACGCTGGTGCGCCCCGGCGCGGGGTTTCTGGACGTGTACTCGTACACCGGGGGCTTCAGTCTGCACGCGGTGCGGGCCGGGGCGCAGGCGGTGGCGGTGGACAAGGACAACGTGGCCCTGGGGGCTCTGGAAGGTGCGGCCCGCAGCAACGGCCTGTCGGTGGGGGTGCGCTGGGGCGACGCCCTGGAACAGCTGGCGGCCCTGGAAAAGGAAAAGCGTACCTTCAGCGCCGCCGTGCTTGATCCCCCCACCCTCGCCAAGCGCCGCGACGACGTGCCGCGCGCCAAACGCATCTTCACGGACGGCGCCGCGCGCGCCCTGCGCATGCTGGAAACAGGCGGCCACCTTCTGATCAGCACCTGCGCCCACTACATCCGCGTGGATGACCTGCTGGACGCCGCCCGCGTGGCCGCCGCCGAAGCGGGCACCGACGCCGAGGTGGTGGCCGTGACCTACCAGCCCGCCGACCACCCGCACCGCCTGAGCGTGCCGGAAAGCCTGTACCTGAAAAGCATCCTGCTGCAGAAGGGGTAA